The proteins below are encoded in one region of Casimicrobium huifangae:
- the pth gene encoding aminoacyl-tRNA hydrolase: MSFPQLPIKLVVGLGNPGPEYERTRHNAGFWFAEDVAHEIGGSFASEAKFFGQLARGVGAHNEVRVLKPMKYMNLSGQSVAAVAKFFNIAPEQMLVAHDELDLPAGDIKLKFGGGHAGHNGLRDIQAKLGSGDYWRLRIGIGHPRDSINAQQPVADWVLQRPRREEQDAIEVAIERALAQWRFLAAGDIESAVKNLHTKPKPDKPPKPVSDVATKVNA, encoded by the coding sequence GTGAGTTTCCCCCAGTTACCCATCAAACTCGTCGTCGGTCTCGGCAATCCCGGGCCCGAATATGAGCGCACGCGGCACAACGCTGGTTTCTGGTTCGCCGAAGACGTTGCGCATGAGATCGGTGGCAGTTTTGCCAGCGAAGCAAAGTTCTTTGGCCAGCTGGCACGCGGCGTGGGCGCACATAACGAAGTTCGTGTCCTGAAACCGATGAAGTACATGAATCTTTCCGGCCAGAGCGTGGCGGCGGTGGCGAAGTTCTTCAACATTGCGCCCGAACAAATGCTGGTCGCGCACGACGAGCTGGATTTGCCGGCAGGTGACATCAAGCTCAAGTTCGGCGGCGGTCACGCGGGGCACAACGGCCTGCGCGACATCCAGGCCAAGCTCGGCAGCGGTGATTACTGGCGGCTGCGCATCGGCATCGGGCATCCGCGCGACAGCATCAACGCGCAGCAACCGGTGGCTGACTGGGTGCTGCAACGGCCGCGACGGGAAGAGCAGGACGCCATTGAAGTCGCGATCGAACGTGCCTTGGCGCAGTGGCGCTTTCTCGCTGCCGGTGACATCGAAAGCGCAGTGAAAAATCTGCACACCAAACCGAAACCCGACAAGCCACCGAAGCCGGTCAGCGATGTAGCAACCAAGGTGAACGCATGA
- a CDS encoding CoA transferase, whose translation MRPDTTLANLWQLAQLPGDSLATVTLTGADPVLPSSFAVGTAAQASIAAGALAAVELAHTRGQRRQRVSVDMTHAALECSGWFALDGKTPNVWDAFSGLYRTADGWVRVHANFAHHRDGALRLLGLTPGVATRADAESALRQWRAADFEQATADAGLVAAACRSFDEWDAHPQAAALADLPLIRWRRIGDAPPLPLPPLRDDERPLTGVRVLDLTRILAGPVCGRMLAAYGADVMLVNSPHLPNIESIADTSRGKRSAHVDLRSESGRRDLQQLLAGSHVFVQGYRPGGLAALGFGPDEAARLRPGIVYVSLSAYGDVGPWGQRRGFDSLVQTATGFNRAEADALERSTGAAAGSADPKALPMQILDFATGHLMAFATAVALRRQAIEGGSWHVMLSLAQTAAWLRSLGRIEDGFAVSKPDMAPFIETVDSGFGRLSALTHSARFERTRARWTRPSMPPGSHPPNW comes from the coding sequence ATGAGACCGGACACAACGCTGGCGAACCTCTGGCAGCTGGCGCAACTGCCGGGCGACTCGCTCGCCACGGTGACGCTGACCGGCGCCGACCCGGTGCTGCCCTCGTCGTTTGCCGTCGGTACCGCGGCGCAAGCGAGCATTGCTGCCGGCGCGCTTGCCGCAGTCGAACTGGCCCACACGCGCGGGCAGCGGCGCCAGCGCGTGAGTGTGGACATGACGCACGCGGCGCTCGAATGCAGCGGCTGGTTTGCGCTCGACGGCAAGACGCCCAATGTCTGGGACGCGTTCTCGGGGCTCTATCGCACGGCGGACGGCTGGGTGCGCGTTCACGCCAACTTCGCGCATCATCGCGACGGTGCGCTGCGCCTGCTGGGCCTCACACCGGGTGTTGCCACGCGAGCCGATGCCGAATCCGCCCTGCGCCAGTGGCGCGCAGCAGACTTCGAGCAGGCGACCGCCGACGCCGGTCTCGTTGCTGCTGCGTGCCGCAGCTTTGACGAATGGGACGCGCATCCGCAAGCCGCCGCGCTGGCCGATTTGCCGCTAATCCGATGGCGGCGCATCGGTGACGCACCACCACTGCCCTTGCCACCCTTGCGCGACGACGAGCGTCCGCTCACCGGCGTGCGCGTGCTCGACCTCACCCGCATCCTCGCTGGCCCGGTGTGCGGACGTATGCTGGCAGCCTACGGCGCCGACGTGATGCTGGTCAATTCGCCGCATCTGCCCAACATCGAGTCCATCGCCGACACCAGTCGCGGCAAACGCTCGGCACACGTTGATCTGCGTAGCGAGAGCGGGCGGCGGGACTTGCAGCAATTGCTGGCTGGCAGTCATGTCTTCGTGCAGGGCTACCGACCCGGCGGCCTTGCTGCGCTTGGCTTTGGGCCCGATGAAGCGGCGCGCCTGCGGCCGGGGATTGTCTACGTCTCGCTGTCAGCCTACGGCGACGTGGGGCCGTGGGGCCAGCGTCGCGGCTTCGATTCACTGGTGCAGACGGCAACCGGCTTCAATCGCGCCGAAGCCGATGCGTTGGAGCGCAGTACGGGCGCTGCGGCAGGCAGCGCTGATCCGAAAGCACTGCCGATGCAAATCCTGGATTTCGCGACCGGGCATCTGATGGCGTTCGCCACAGCGGTCGCGTTGCGCCGTCAGGCCATCGAAGGCGGTAGCTGGCACGTGATGCTCTCGCTCGCGCAGACAGCGGCGTGGCTGCGCAGCCTTGGTCGTATTGAAGACGGTTTCGCGGTGAGCAAGCCTGACATGGCACCGTTCATCGAAACGGTGGACTCGGGCTTTGGCCGATTGAGCGCGCTCACGCACAGCGCCAGATTCGAGCGCACGCGAGCGCGCTGGACCCGGCCATCCATGCCACCGGGTTCACATCCGCCAAATTGGTAG